A region of Oncorhynchus masou masou isolate Uvic2021 chromosome 29, UVic_Omas_1.1, whole genome shotgun sequence DNA encodes the following proteins:
- the LOC135520306 gene encoding annexin A2-like isoform X1 translates to MEALLKSMQNTSPKANSHAMWWGTLGTVRPFPNFNSEKDAREIQSALESKASDVNTLVRILTNRNNAQRQSIAESYHNLTQKELCPALKKALSGGLEQLMLGLMMTPSQFDAHRLRQSMEGIGTDEESLLAVLCTKSPQQLKDATIAYKQEFGRYLENDLISETSKDFTKLVLAILKKEELNSKEMVDYQLIDQDVKALNDAVNGKKKDPVPWIQVLTTRDSNHLNRVLSRLEDLRGETVDKTVQSHFSGDLRLGFRTLVGSIPSIPLFLAQRLHSNIKKGSLVQGILISHSEEDLLCVRIEYRKLTNISLYSTLQKEYKGEMQQALLALCRSEDL, encoded by the exons ATGGAAGCTCTGCTGAAGTCTATGCAAAATACCTCTCCCAAAGCAAAT TCTCATGCGATGTGGTGGGGTACACTGGGCACTGTGCGACCCTTCCCCAACTTCAACTCAGAGAAGGATGCCCGTGAAATTCAAAGTGCCTTGGAGAGTAAAG CCAGTGACGTGAACACTCTGGTGAGAATCTTGACCAATCGAAACAATGCTCAGAGACAGAGCATCGCGGAGTCCTACCATAACCTCACACAGAAG GAGTTGTGTCCTGCCCTGAAGAAAGCTCTGTCAGGGGGGCTGGAGCAACTCATGCTGGGGCTGATGATGACCCCCTCTCAGTTTGACGCCCATCGCCTCAGACAGTCCATGGAG GGTATTGGTACAGATGAAGAGAGTCTATTGGCTGTGTTGTGTACCAAATCACCACAGCAGCTTAAAGATGCCACTATTGCCTACAAACAGG AGTTTGGACGTTACTTGGAGAATGATCTTATCAGTGAGACTAGTAAAGACTTCACTAAGCTGGTACTGGCCATACTCAAG AAGGAGGAGCTGAATTCAAAGGAGATGGTTGATTATCAGCTCATTGACCAGGATGTTAAG gctCTAAATGATGCTGTGAATGGTAAGAAAAAGGACCCAGTCCCCTGGATTCAGGTGTTAACCACGAgagactcaaaccatctcaaCAGAG tgCTATCCAGGTTGGAGGATCTGAGAGGGGAGACTGTGGATAAAACAGTACAGAGTCACTTCTCTGGGGACCTGAGGCTTGGCTTCCGCACTCTGG TTGGCTCCATCCCAAGCATTCCTTTGTTCCTGGCCCAGCGGCTACACAGCAACATTAAG AAAGGCAGTTTAGTGCAGGGGATTCTTATCAGCCACAGTGAAGAAGACCTCCTCTGTGTGAGAATCGAGTATCGCAAACTGACCAACATTTCACTCTACTCTACATTGCAG AAAGAATACAAAGGGGAGATGCAGCAGGCTCTCCTAGCCTTGTGTCGATCTGAAGACCTGTAA
- the LOC135520306 gene encoding annexin A2-like isoform X2, producing MWWGTLGTVRPFPNFNSEKDAREIQSALESKASDVNTLVRILTNRNNAQRQSIAESYHNLTQKELCPALKKALSGGLEQLMLGLMMTPSQFDAHRLRQSMEGIGTDEESLLAVLCTKSPQQLKDATIAYKQEFGRYLENDLISETSKDFTKLVLAILKKEELNSKEMVDYQLIDQDVKALNDAVNGKKKDPVPWIQVLTTRDSNHLNRVLSRLEDLRGETVDKTVQSHFSGDLRLGFRTLVGSIPSIPLFLAQRLHSNIKKGSLVQGILISHSEEDLLCVRIEYRKLTNISLYSTLQKEYKGEMQQALLALCRSEDL from the exons ATGTGGTGGGGTACACTGGGCACTGTGCGACCCTTCCCCAACTTCAACTCAGAGAAGGATGCCCGTGAAATTCAAAGTGCCTTGGAGAGTAAAG CCAGTGACGTGAACACTCTGGTGAGAATCTTGACCAATCGAAACAATGCTCAGAGACAGAGCATCGCGGAGTCCTACCATAACCTCACACAGAAG GAGTTGTGTCCTGCCCTGAAGAAAGCTCTGTCAGGGGGGCTGGAGCAACTCATGCTGGGGCTGATGATGACCCCCTCTCAGTTTGACGCCCATCGCCTCAGACAGTCCATGGAG GGTATTGGTACAGATGAAGAGAGTCTATTGGCTGTGTTGTGTACCAAATCACCACAGCAGCTTAAAGATGCCACTATTGCCTACAAACAGG AGTTTGGACGTTACTTGGAGAATGATCTTATCAGTGAGACTAGTAAAGACTTCACTAAGCTGGTACTGGCCATACTCAAG AAGGAGGAGCTGAATTCAAAGGAGATGGTTGATTATCAGCTCATTGACCAGGATGTTAAG gctCTAAATGATGCTGTGAATGGTAAGAAAAAGGACCCAGTCCCCTGGATTCAGGTGTTAACCACGAgagactcaaaccatctcaaCAGAG tgCTATCCAGGTTGGAGGATCTGAGAGGGGAGACTGTGGATAAAACAGTACAGAGTCACTTCTCTGGGGACCTGAGGCTTGGCTTCCGCACTCTGG TTGGCTCCATCCCAAGCATTCCTTTGTTCCTGGCCCAGCGGCTACACAGCAACATTAAG AAAGGCAGTTTAGTGCAGGGGATTCTTATCAGCCACAGTGAAGAAGACCTCCTCTGTGTGAGAATCGAGTATCGCAAACTGACCAACATTTCACTCTACTCTACATTGCAG AAAGAATACAAAGGGGAGATGCAGCAGGCTCTCCTAGCCTTGTGTCGATCTGAAGACCTGTAA